A segment of the Manihot esculenta cultivar AM560-2 chromosome 13, M.esculenta_v8, whole genome shotgun sequence genome:
TCCAAGATACAACATGTTTTGCACGTACTGAGCAGCCATTAAATGCCACCTTTTACCCATTGGATAATCAACTTGCATGTCAATATGGTATTGAGAAAATCCCATAACCATAGCATTAGCAGAACCATGCCAAGATATTACTAGACTCGCACTCCTATCAACACTGTCAACAGCAAGACAATTAGAAAAACCCAATCGAACCTTAAGCTCATTAATCTAGCGACCATGAACtagcattttaattaaaaatagaaaatttggcttattatttttaacaatcTCTGTAAGAGCCAACACTGCTCGAGGGTTGCCAAGCCCTTAGCAATTTCAACATAAGGTTTTCATGGTTGTCGACAGGCCTGTTCAACAAGTCCCACCATTAACTGATATTGAAGAGGAGCAAGTCCTCAGTAACCATTTCAAAAACAGAAGGTTCATCCCATACTATGGGTTCATGTATTGATTCCATACCATTTAGAACATATCGTTGGCACTTATTGATATCCATTAAATCCATAGTAGCATTTTCAGGAGATTGAATCCATAGTAGTAAAGACAGAAGGAGAAACAAGAGAACCATCAGGAAAATATGGCCCAAACACTAGTGGACGATGTAGCACTTGCATGGATATGCCATGCATCATAGCAGTTATGAGCTCAATAACTGAAACATCATATTCATATGGAACTGTACTCTCCTGTAGGAAACCACCACCATCATCATAATATAACCACCGACAACCACTTTCCATAGTTAGTGGACGAATGGTCGCACGCAACCAAGAACCCCATCCTAGTACCACCGCTAGAGAAGTGTGGAAAAGAAGATCACAAAACTAATTAGAATGGCCCAATCTACcacaaagaaaatagaaaaggtATATCTTTCATACTTAAAGTGGACTTGGACCATAAATCCATCTGGTCGATGGAGTTTTTTCCAACATTTTAGAGGTAGACGTACATCTATGTGAACCCTTAGCCTCATATAGGATCTCCATTTAGATGCTGAAAAACTATGATCAACCAAGAGAAACTCACTAAGGAAAGAATCCAGTTATTTACCAACAGTCTTAGAGTGAAACCCAATTAGTAAATTATGAATCTGAATTTAGAAGTCAACCCAATATAAAGGAACTTAAACTAGCAAATCACCCATAGACAATTTGTgaaaaaggagaagatggttaTTAAAAGACCAAGGCCCCATCTAACACACATAAATTAATAGGGTGAAAGAAATGAAATAAGAACAAATTCAGTTGCATTTCCTTAATGCTTATACCCCTTCCCGAATGCCACAAAGATGCCATTATATTTCGCATAGCACCATAATTAATTGTACGATTAGTGAGCAATTTTTCAAAGAGAGATAACTCATACTCAGGAATGGCCACAGAATGATCTAAACATTCTAAAATCAattcatcatcttcttttttAGTTCGTGCAAGATTAGTCATGAAATATTCCATCAAAATAACTAAAGAAAACTAGTCATAAATATAGAGAAAAAAGATTCAAAAAACAAAACTTGTCATCCAAATAAGACAGAACTTATCATTCAAACAAGACAGAGATCACAATCATAAATTCTTTTAGATTTGTATAGTGCATCATTATATTTGGAActgatttatattcaaaattttataccAAGACTAATGCATACTTATTACCTAAAccctttaatataaaaaaattaattaaatatactattttattgtagtatttataattttttatatattctaatttaaaatataaattaaaaattttatagaaaatttaaaattttaaaataaaaaatatatatgttattaattaaaagtataaaattaagCGATTTCAACTATTAttcaagtaataataataataatatttgagACAATTTATGAgtagttaaaataaattttaattgaatttaggttttattaatatataaaatggcctttgttaatgttttaaaattccTCTTCATTAGGAATCGAATAAcagtttaaaaaatcaatttattaattcatctgCTTATTTTTAGTTGTTAGCGTGAAAAAAAAAGtacaaaagaaataattaattagtatattttattaaaattttaaaaatattttaatatattttttaaattaaaaaatcagcTATTAATAAAATCTAGTcaatagattaaataataaatacttaaaaattaaagctaATGAAAAAGTgagttgataaattttttaaaatattaaaaataatttaatgtactttttaaaattaaaaaatcaataaataaatttctccTTACCacacaaattaaataataatttttccatCAAAATATTTGAGTTTTTGGGACAACAAAGAGGTGATGCGGCAATTGGGAGTGCCTCTTCTTCGAGCATCAATTCccgattcaaaaaaaaaattataataatttacttaAAATACTTTAGATGATCATATTTTTTTtcacatattaatatttaaatgacATAAAAATTAGTAAGTgtccatataaaaaataataataaatgctacaaataatttataataaaaaatttcctaAAATAAAAGGTAATCTGTAATTTGCCAATTAAATACCAAAAATGAGAATTAAATTCAGCACAATAAATTTAGTTACTGGCCGAGCCAAATTTAGCGACGTAAAAGGCATAAAAGAACAAATGTTAGTAGCAATTATCTTTTTAAGTGGATATTTAATactttctattttattaattaaaaaatataataaatattttttttatctaataaaatgGAGACTGTTATATGATcgcccaaaaaaaaaatattcctaagatttttttttttaaaaaaaaagggagatgGTATCTAAAATTAAGCTAGAAGGGGGCCTCCGTACAAATTCTGAAAATAGTACATAAATCCGTATACTTGCATTGAAGCCACTAAAATCACATACGGATCGGATCCActgttattataataataattgataaaCTATGATCTAtagaacaataataataataagtttaaaCAAATCCAGTTGGAGCTGTATTAAATCCATGGACAGCTGGGGTAGAATTAATTAGTtcatgtaaaataaaataaaaaaattgaattaattggcgtaggaaaaataattaattagaaaaagcTCATTAATTTGATTCGGATCTGTGCTTCATAAGTTGATTAGTTTTATTATGGAAATTGAATAATcaaacatttttttaatattgagcTAGGTTTCCAATAAGATGAAAAATAATGGGAAATCAACTAGAGATATTCACTaatccttttccttttttttttcttatttttttataataaactaTAAGTGAATAATTTGAGGATTTGAGTGTTTATATAATGACCAAAGggtgttaattaaattaaaatttatattattttcacaGAAGGCTTTTAAATTGatagataaaatataaatattaaaatattaaatttcaaaaataaaagaaacaattaattttaatatacttaATTGACGTAAAGGtaattatttcataaataaatgaaGTGTGTCCTTTTGCGTAGCTAGAAGGGAAATAATAATGTGCATGGTGAAGAGCACGTGCAATGCACATTGTACATGAAAAAAAGACAAATGtaataaattgatttttcaTAAAGATGGAAAATCATGAAATTAGGTATCTTCCCCTAATGCACCAATTTggagggatttttttttttttttttggattaaaggaaaataaaataggaAGGAATATAAGagtcaaaaaattaataaattaaaattattatttattttttctttcttaattacagatataaagattaaaataaatattttattatttaaaaagtaaCAGAACTTAGGAATATATATCATTTAAAAGAGTGAGAGAGAGACTGAGAACAAATGAAGCAGTCTGAGGAAAGGGCCAAAAGAGCTCTCAACTTGGTCACTGTCATTGAAGTCACAGATGCAGCagctctttctttctttctttttcttttttttcttaaaggATTTTATACAATCTGAAATTCTGAATCCAAAAGCTCTTATTGTAGCCAGAAAACTAAAGAATCAAAAACTCATAACAAATTAAAACTGTGTATTTACACATTAAGAAAGTTAAAACAGCCCTTTTATGTATAAAACAACAGAGTTTGCAGGAGAGGGTGCATCATGATACATACATCAAATGGTACAGAGATACAAAGACAAAAAGTTCTTTTTATGCCATTTTTCAAGTGGTAAAAAGAAGAGGgaaaattttcttcttcttcttcttcttttttctcctTTCAAAGAATTAATTCACTGGAAAATTTCATTcggcttctttcttcttttcttttttacctACTGCTTGCCTAGTTCAGGGTCTTCTTTTATGCTCATCTCTACCATTTGAAAGCCTCCATCTTCGTTGGCAATGGTGGAATGTGAGTCAAGGCCTGACCCTGCTTGTATTTCTTTGAACATAGCCATAACTTGGATCATAGTGGGTCGTCTCCATGGCCGATCATCCAAGCAAGCGCAGGCCACCTCTAAGTGTCGTAGAAGCTCAATCTTTAGATTCGGATCTTCTTTCAAAAGTACTGGATCAAAAACAtctgttatttttaattttgcatGCTGCTTTACCCACCCCACAAGATTGTTGTCACCAAAATCCGCTGAATCTGTTGGTCTCTTTCCTGTTAGCAACTCCAGCAAAACTACACCGTAACTGTAAACATCACCTTTTGTAGAACATCTAAAGCTCTGATAATATTCAGGAGGAACATAACCAGGCGTGCCAGCCAATGTGCTAACACTCAAATGTGTATCCACTGCATTCATGAGCCTTGCCATTCCAAAATCAGACACTCTGGCCTCCAAGTTCTCATCTAGCAATACATTGCTTGATTTCATGTCTCTGTGAATGATATGCGGTATGCAATTATGATGAAGAAAAGCCAAGCCCCTGGCAGCTCCAATGGCTATCTTTCTCCTGGCAGCCCAGTTCCACTTGATCCCAGCTTTCTTTGGGTCGTGTAGAACGTCTTCTAGGCTTCCGTACTTCATGTACTCGTACACCAATAGCCGCTCTTCTCCGACCTTGCAGTAtccaagaagaggaacaagGTTCCGGTGCTTGATTTTCCCAATGGTTTCCATTTCAGCAGTGAATTCCCTATCACCCTGTCCGCTGATATGTATCAGTTTCTTGATGGCTACTGTGCTTCCATCTTTCAGTTGGGCCTTGTATACATCACCAAAACCTCCAGAGCCTATAAGGCTGTCGTTGTGGAAGCCATTTGTAGCTTCAAGAAGATCAGCAAAAGTTAGATTCCGCAGAGGCTTCTCAAATGTGGAAAGGTTGATGCTCAAAGCTTCACGTGCTCCAGTTAGCTTCCAGCCAGTATTAGCTGTTCCGGAGTTTGAATGGTTACTGATATAGATGTCAAGGACCGAgtctttctttttccttcttttatttGCCTCTACCGCAATTATAATCAAAGCAAAGATGCAGAAAAGTGAGAATAATGAGAGTCCCATTGCCACGCTCCCTGCTAGAGATGCTTGTCTCCTATGAGATTTCTGAAGCTGAGAATTTGCACTTGTGTCTGATCCTGATCCACATTTAGGAAGCGGTATCCCACAGAGGCCTGAATTATTGGCAAAGCTGGCAGCTTGGAATGTTTCAAACTGACCCATTTCAGGAATCATTCCTGAAAGATCATTATTGGACATATCAATCTCTGTAAGCAATGAAAGGCGAGTCATGGACTGTGGAATCATCCCTTTCAGCTTGTTGTTAGAGAGATTAAGAATGTTAAGACCATCCAAGTTCCCAAGCTCCTCTGGAATATTGCCAGAAATATTATTATGGCCCAAATTCAAGATATAAAGATATGCCATTGTTCCAACCTCCCTTGGAATGCTACCTGACAATATGTTGTAAGAAAGATCAAGAAAGATCATTGAACCATTATCATTGAATGTGGGCTGCGTGTGACCTCCATATACTCTTGTGAAATCACAGGGGTCCCTGGTGGAGATCCTATCCAAATTTTCCGGCCTAATTCCAGCAAACTCCAGCAAATTGCCTTCTCCATGGCACCGTTCGCTCTTCTTATTCTTAAGATACACATATCTCTTTCCAGTAATAAAATTTACGGCAACTTTGCCAGACTGTTTGAATAGCTCAGGTGGGATTGTGCCATTCAAGAAATTGGTATTAAGATCCAACCAAATCAAGCTGCCACAGTCACCAAGCTCCAGCGGAATTCTGCCATAAAATGAGTTGTTGCTCAGTTTAAGAATGGCAAGACTTGAAAGCTTTCCAATTGATGCTGGAATCTCACCATTCAACCGATTGTTAGACAATGAGATCCAGTTCAGCTTCGTGCAGTTGCTTATACTAGAGGGTATAACTCCGGTCAGCTCATTGAAGTCTAAAATCAAAGTCTCTAATGTTTGTATGTTCATTATCTCTTGGGGGATATCTCCATGGAGCTGATTGAACCACAGCTTCAAATCCCGAAGCTTGTGAAGCGAACCCAAGCTGGAAGGAATCACACCCGTAAGGTAATTGAAGCTCAAATGAAGTGAAGTAAGTTGAGAACAGTTGCTCAGACTAGCAGGAATAGACCCAGTAAACAAATTGTTTTGAAGAAACAGTTCTTTCAAGTTGTTACTTGGATCTTGGCACAAATTAGCAGGGATTGGCCCAGAAAAATTATTAGAACTCAGATCTAAGGACTCCAAACTGGTGAGCTTTGACAAAGAATCAGGCAAACCACCATTGAATTCATTATATGAAAAATCAATATCCTTCAAGCTACTCATTTTCAAGAGAGTATCAATAGGCAATTCACCAGTGAAGTTGTTGCTAGATATATCAAAAGATTCCAATGAAGTGCAAGCAGCAAAACTACTAGGGACAAAACCAGTAAGATTATTTGAGGACAGATCAAGCTGAACAAGACCTGGACAAGCTTTCATGAGATGAAGAGGAATCCCTCCTTGAAAGTGGTTGCCTCCAAGATAAAGAAACTGCAAATTCCCAGTTGGAAGCACCGGAATCGGACCCGAAAACTGGTTGCTGGACACATTCAAGAAGTTGAGCTTAGAACAAGCAGCAATTGCATGAGCAAGATCGCCATAAAACTTATTGGAAGAGATATCAAGATGCTCCAAAGCTAAACAATCACCAAATGAGGGGATGATCACAGAGAAATTATTTGAAGAAACATCCAGAAACTGTAGATTCTTGCAACCGGAGACATCCATCATTCCACTAGCTTTATTTCCCCTCAAAGACAAAGTCTGCAACTCATTGCAGCCTCCAGATAAAATAAACGGCACCACGTCTGAGCCTGAAATCTTATTGAAAGAAAGATCAAGAGACTCCAAGCTGAGCTTCAACCCACTGGATTTCTCCTTGATAGAAAAATCAAGGGAGTTGGAAGAAAGATTCAAGAATTTCAATGATGCACATGAACCCAAATTCGCAATATCAGGGATAGGACCTGACAGAACATTTTGTGATAGATCTAAGCTGCTCAAAACTGAACTGCACTTAGATCCAGAAGGAAAAGAAATGGGGCCAGAAATGTTGGTTGCTTTCAAAGAAAGGCTCTCAAGATTGTCAAGAGTCAAAAGAAATGCAGCCACCGTTCGAAAATCAGTGCTCAAAAGAACAGAAGAGAGGTCTAGAGAAGAGACTCTGTTTGTTTCTTGGCATTTTACACCAGAGAAGCTACATGGGTTTTGGTTAGGGAGCCAAGTCGGGAGGCTATCTTGGTTGGCTAGAGCGTCCTTAAAGCTGATAAGATTTTGGGCATCTTTGTTTGCTGAGATAAAAGGTGGTGCTAGTACTGGCGAAGCTTGTAGCCGTAGTTGAAGAGAGATAAAGGTGAAAGAGATAAGCAAAAGAGAGAAGTGGGTTTTCATTTTTCTCTTAATGGGTAttcagaaagagagagaaacgatGGTGTTTAGGGTTTCAGAGATGCCATTAGAGGAAATGCTCCAAGCTCTCTGAGTCTGAACTCGGCTTTTAGAGAGAGAAAgctgttttaatttaatttaattttttttttttttctttctacagagaggagaagaaggagaagaaatcAGTCAAAAGATGGAGCAAGGAAGGTGAGAAGGGTATTTATCAAGTGGGGGAGTGGACACAGCTGTTCCTCACATGCCATGtgcctctctttctctctctaaaaCTCATTATTTTAACATTGTTTTCTGTCTCTAATCCCTAATTTTCTCTATTAATTAATCACCTCTAAGCATGGAGATTAGGGcatacaaataatttttaatcacttttaattacttttattaaaaaaaaaacaagtgggtttctctcctctctctccaatattaaaaaaaaaaaataactatgtCTCTTTGTCTCTATAGCTTTTCAAGTTGTACGTGTGATCAAGGATTGAACCATCACTATCAATTAATAGATGGGAGATTCTCATCTGTAAGTTAATTATATATCCTAAaactactatttaatttatatagaataaaaaaatttattaataatattttaattttaaattatatattaaaatattcataaaactttaaaaacaaattttctatattataaaaattaaataataaaatattcaataaataaaattaattaataaattaattaaaatttaaaagacattttaatatatttttaaaattaaagtactatataaattaaataaaaatattttaatatttattttaaattaaaatattaaagaaaaaactCCTTTTGTTCAAAGTGATTTTGGCATTTATGCATGCATTAGTAGAGTACTCATTTATCTTTTGCATTGGGAAAGTTGAAGGAGGTAAAGTtaagttattattaatataagaaagaaagaaaacaagaagcaAGAAAAGGCTTCCCCCATGTGTTCACCATCTACTACTGCTCTCCTCCTCTTAATTTGTGCATttgattttttgttattttccaTTAAATGAGCCTCTCCAACTCTTAGTAATTAATTATCTGGggttttttcataaatatatatgtatttggGTCCTACCATAGTAATAATAACATTTAACTTTAAATACAGCTGCATTTGATCACACACGTGTGGGTTCAAAAATTTCCTCCTTTTCCATATAGAAAGGAGAGTGAAAATCACTTCATTGACCCAATCGCAACCCATTtacatctttttattttttatttttctctttaggTTTAGTTAGAATTTTGAATGGGAAATCAATGTTAAATAGTGACAAACCCCATTAATCGGTTGGACCATTTGATTGATGTAAGGAGTCCATTTCTgaatttttctttctaaaaaattattacttctatttcataatttttattttttttatttttaaatattttaaatattatttaattttatattttaaataaaaattcaaatactttgttaatatttaattcaaactatatgttattaataatgaatttattttttaaatattaaataattgtattgttttaataaaatttaatattctcgttttacattaaaaatttatataataaaaaaattaattaaaaattactatttaatttttaaaattatataatataaaaattaattaaaattattatctaattttttaaaataaaaaaacttattagttaatcatttaattttaaaaactacattaaaacatttttaaaacttttaaaagtatattaattagttttttattaattttaatagttaaaatttctCAAAGTTTGTAAAAGTAtagagtatttaaaattttttttaatacgtAATgagtaaaattaatgaaaaaattaattaattgattttttaaaatattaaaaatattttaaaaaataagtttaattaaattcatataCTTTTATTAAGtgctaaataaattataatataatattatattattttttaataataaaatattatttttataatttaaaatatcaaaaatttagtattttaattaacataaaaatattttttaaaaatataaatataataaataatctataaaaattataaaaacaaattttattatataaaaatatttttattattaaaaaataatattcttaaataaaaatataaaaatttagtggcaaaaaaaaatgaattggtCTTGGCTCTTAAATACAAGTACAAATACTTAAATGACTTAtatcttatgttttaaaataattaataatttttttatatgatagaaagtaattaataatatttcatttaaaaaaaaaatagtttatttcTTGATTATTAGCAAGGTATATTCAAATTCAGCTGCTTCTTTTTGTTCCTCTCTTTTTTGAAAGTTTATATTCTAGTTGAGCTACTCTGCTCTAACGTCTTCCAAAAGTTTATAATCTCATTATCAGTTATCATAACTTGTCAAAATTAGTTAGATAAAGGGATTTTTCACCAAGGGATGGAGTTTTCGTCAAACAAGCTTACATGCCATCAAAGTTGACTTCATTCAATAacaatttcttttctttaaaccatgctcaaataatttcaaattatatataaatatattaccaatcacagaaaagaaaagaaaaaatctgAAGAGAATGTGAAAATTCTGTTTAGCATTTATcacctgaaaaaaaaaagttgactgaggaatattgaaaaaaatttaaaagtttataataaTTCACGATATAATAATGGGTGAGATATTTTCTAATATctaatttaatcaaaatttaataaaataaatttaaataattataattaaatttaaaataaatttaaatttaaaaataatatcaatttaaattaaatttaaattttctttattgaatAGCCACGGCTAGaatccgtttatataaataattaatttaatataaaaatatatattttataataatatttataaattttttatatatttttatttaaaaatttaattttaatttttttaaaaaaatattaaaatttttaaatgaaaattattaataaaaaatattttttatataaattattaattaaaatatataaatgtgttcgaattttatttgaataataataattaaatttgaaataaatttaaatactttaaattaatttttaattaaatttaaaataaatttaaatctcgttaatataaattaaattaaaatagtttaattcTGGTGGATAACTCACTTATTTACCTccctaattatatatatatatgacactttaaattgtaaataataaaactaaatattttttaataaagagaactaatttaaatttatataatttaatagtaaattataatatgtcattaaaattttatattattaataaaatatataatttttaatttaaattttatattaaaattaaatatattttatatttattttatatattatattaaataaatatttattacaaataaatttctactaaataaaatatatttataattttgaattttaaaaatattttataataagtaataataaaaatgtatgtttttttattaaataaa
Coding sequences within it:
- the LOC110630072 gene encoding protein BRASSINOSTEROID INSENSITIVE 1 translates to MKTHFSLLLISFTFISLQLRLQASPVLAPPFISANKDAQNLISFKDALANQDSLPTWLPNQNPCSFSGVKCQETNRVSSLDLSSVLLSTDFRTVAAFLLTLDNLESLSLKATNISGPISFPSGSKCSSVLSSLDLSQNVLSGPIPDIANLGSCASLKFLNLSSNSLDFSIKEKSSGLKLSLESLDLSFNKISGSDVVPFILSGGCNELQTLSLRGNKASGMMDVSGCKNLQFLDVSSNNFSVIIPSFGDCLALEHLDISSNKFYGDLAHAIAACSKLNFLNVSSNQFSGPIPVLPTGNLQFLYLGGNHFQGGIPLHLMKACPGLVQLDLSSNNLTGFVPSSFAACTSLESFDISSNNFTGELPIDTLLKMSSLKDIDFSYNEFNGGLPDSLSKLTSLESLDLSSNNFSGPIPANLCQDPSNNLKELFLQNNLFTGSIPASLSNCSQLTSLHLSFNYLTGVIPSSLGSLHKLRDLKLWFNQLHGDIPQEIMNIQTLETLILDFNELTGVIPSSISNCTKLNWISLSNNRLNGEIPASIGKLSSLAILKLSNNSFYGRIPLELGDCGSLIWLDLNTNFLNGTIPPELFKQSGKVAVNFITGKRYVYLKNKKSERCHGEGNLLEFAGIRPENLDRISTRDPCDFTRVYGGHTQPTFNDNGSMIFLDLSYNILSGSIPREVGTMAYLYILNLGHNNISGNIPEELGNLDGLNILNLSNNKLKGMIPQSMTRLSLLTEIDMSNNDLSGMIPEMGQFETFQAASFANNSGLCGIPLPKCGSGSDTSANSQLQKSHRRQASLAGSVAMGLSLFSLFCIFALIIIAVEANKRRKKKDSVLDIYISNHSNSGTANTGWKLTGAREALSINLSTFEKPLRNLTFADLLEATNGFHNDSLIGSGGFGDVYKAQLKDGSTVAIKKLIHISGQGDREFTAEMETIGKIKHRNLVPLLGYCKVGEERLLVYEYMKYGSLEDVLHDPKKAGIKWNWAARRKIAIGAARGLAFLHHNCIPHIIHRDMKSSNVLLDENLEARVSDFGMARLMNAVDTHLSVSTLAGTPGYVPPEYYQSFRCSTKGDVYSYGVVLLELLTGKRPTDSADFGDNNLVGWVKQHAKLKITDVFDPVLLKEDPNLKIELLRHLEVACACLDDRPWRRPTMIQVMAMFKEIQAGSGLDSHSTIANEDGGFQMVEMSIKEDPELGKQ